The DNA region TATGGTATACACAATCCTGTTGTTGAAAGGTAAACCAAGTCTGAAATTGCATGCCTTCATGTGTCCTTGCTTAATATACTATATTAATCACTTAcctgattttctgcatgtttcaaAATGAATCACATAATTCTGTTTTTTGCATGGTTACTCACTATAGCAAATGCTGtatgaattatatttttaaaatatgcttcatATCACAGCAGATACTGTAATAACTTTCAGGAACTTAACAAAGGAATTGCCAAAATTTGAACTGGCACAATGGGTGGCCTTAAATGgataaatttattaaaatattatgatAGCAACTGAAGGCGATTGGGTGGGATACATTCTTACTCCTGagttcatttgtttttatgtttaTCAAAGGTCTGTATAtaataaatgtgctttttatATACTATCTAGGACAGAAACAGGTGCAACTTTATAAACTCTGATTTACTCATAGATATTCTTGTGCAATCCATAGAACACACAAACTGAATTTTATAAAATCAGCTTTTTCTTCTGATCTTTTAAAATTCTAATCAGGAGCTGTAGAGACCCCACAAATAAACACAGCATTTAATTGCTCATTTGCTCTGTCACCAGAACATCTGTGCTATGTATTGTAACTTTTTAGATAGTGAGGAGAAGAGGTTTTGCTGTGCAAAAGGCAGGCTATGCAGAAAACATGAACTGAGAAAATAATCTTTCTGCATGTATAAAACTAGTGTAACATCATAGAATGAGAAAGTCAAGTTATGTCTAAAAGAGAGGAGATCtgaattgtttttctctctctactACTTTTCTGCTGTAAAACCTTAGCTGGTTGTGAGACTTCTTTTGCATCTTCAGTTTCCATAGGGATAACATAGGATGTTGCACCACTTCATTTTCTGGGTTTGCAAGATATCTGGGTTCCTTAGGGAAGGATCTAAGTCATGATTAAAATCTGTAACTCACTATGACTTTGCATAACTGAAAATATAGGTTGAGTGTTAGCAGACAAATAAGATGTCATTGTTCTTTCAATAATGGGTGAATACCAAAAAAGCTCAAAGTTTTGAAGTCTTGCCAGATTTTATGGCTGCATCAGTTgtatattgttgttattatttattagcAATGTATTTTACAATAATTATTTTAGTGACCAAGTGTTGACTCCATATTTTCTTCTGGAGGAAGTATTTACATATAACTATTTTTAGTGATATTTATGTTCATTATTGTGTCATGGTCCGTTCTGCAACATTGGGACTCCCTAAATTAACCTACAGGGTGTTTGATTCAAAACTAATCTCCACTGGCACATCTAAGAACTCAGTTATAAGGACTTTTGATATTTTATGTAAGAGGAAACTTATAATTGCTCAGGCCTTAGAAGTTGCTTTCTGATCTTTAAATCTTTACTAAAGTTGATATTTTTGAGTTTATGGCATGTTTTTGTGACACTTCAGTGATTGATGAATAGTTTAATATAGTGTTCCTGAATAAGCTAAAAattattaacattaaaaaaaaatctgctaaagGCCACTAGTTGAGTCCTCACTTCCTTTTCctagattttattaaagctgtAAGAATAATGTAAGAATTCAATTTGAAGGAATGCCTTCTTCTGATAAATTAATGGAGACTATTTGAAAATCTGCTGATTATATTAGATAAATGCTTTGAGTTTCTCAGTCTGGGATTCCCATACTAATAgagtctcatttttcattttcagttcagCAGACTCTTTGCTTTTATGCTACCTCTGCTTTTTCTCAGTTCCTACAAATTATTTTACATGCTTTAGGTGACATAGGTAACAGCTCACATTATGCATTCTGTGAGACAGGAAGACTTTAAACAGGCCTCTATAAACCTGTACTTCTGCAGGTGTGAAGAATCCTCTATGTTATTTATCCTTGGAAATCTGCCTAATTATtttgctggaaagaaagaaataagtaTCTCTCTTTATAAATATATGAGATATACATATCTCTCATAGAtttcatatttgtatttatatatataataccaGTATGAGatatttatacaaatataaatatgaGAAATCTAAATGACATCAAATGCAGCCACCGTTTTGTGTGAGCAAAACTGGAGACTGGATTAAAGGGTGTTCAGTGGAGGTCAGCGGGGTTGAGGTGGTAATCCAAGCATTTGTTTCTATCCTACAACCAAAGAAAACCGGAAAGGTTGCTGGCAAAAACCGTGAATCTATTTTCTCTTGTTTGAAAAACTCTAAATGGGTAAAAGTTTGAGAACAGTTTGTGCCTAATGAGCCTTTTCACATTACGGTTATACACAGTACTTCTGTTCCAtttgtggagaaaagaaaattatatttttgggttttgtttttcttgtatagCTCTGTGGAACAGTGGTAGCAGATACTGGAAACATTAAGGGGTAAGCAGTGAGCTTTTAAAGTTGATTCCAAATCTATTACTACTTTGCTATTTTTAAGAAAACTGCTATGCTTTTAGTAGCATGAATTTTgtaaggtaaataaataaatattgaacTGTAGTGATGTTCGTACTGAAATCTATACCTGCATTCTGGTTAACATTACATTGTAATGCTCTCTTCGTCAAATTTTCCTGAATTGTTTTTGCGATTATTTCCAGGTTATAGAAATGAGGCTCAAGATTCATCTATAGGAATATATCATCGTTCTTCCACGTGTGTTGGCATTTTCATTCATCTTCCAAATACTGAGCCACTTGTTTTATGTGACCTGTACTGTAAATCACAAATACACTATTGAATGTTATGTCATAAACTACTGTACAGAATATTTTGTGACCAGGGCACTGCCTCTCAAATACCACTGTTCAAGGCttgaattaaaattttttttttttttacttttttacactGGGCTTTCTATCTTACATCACAGTATATAATTTCAGTAGGTTAACAGACTTTGCTTAGCTATCCTCTGGCAATTGGTTAAGTTCTTAAATTGCTGAGATGTGTTAAATACAGTATATACATGTTtacataaaaaatgcattttgtataCAGAGACTTTTGTATATACATTTTCCTTAAAACTTAAGTGTTTAGTTAAGATTTTAATATTGTATAGTATACTTCACAATTGAATTTACCAGCATGATCAGTGTTGTTATTTGGTGCTCTTGAATGACCACTTCTGACTAAATTTTAAATGTAATGGGATCCACAGTGTCTCTTTGCATCTCTGAAAAGTTCAGCTGCAGTTttgatttttccctctttttgaattatttaatatttagtaATTTTTGCAGTGTAGACCTAAAAGGGACTGTGTGGAGAAGTTTGAAACTCTGTTTGGGTGGGAGGGTTGGGAGTGTCTATGATGCATAATATGGCAAAGCTAAGCTTTCTAGAGTTCAGTAGTACTCAAAAAGAGCATGAGAGATGTCATAATGTTGGTGATTTTTAGAATGCTTTAcgttctgtttcttctcttttccttcttcacaCCCAGTTCTATAATGTCCTTTAATAGATATCACTGTTAAGTTGTGGCTCTTTCAGCAGCCAGTGATTCTATTTTTGTAAGTAACTTTAAAATGTGACTTCAGATATTGTAAATCCAGTTGCTAAAAATGTTTGAATTTCATTCCTACTGTTTGAGTTATTACCTTGAATTTAGGCATACAGTTGTGTTGCTGAATTATGTTGACAGTAGAATTCATCAAAAGGGCCACAAGTGTGTCTATGACTAATGTAAAACATTGCAGAAGGTGAAATAAGTGGCTATATTGAACTAAAACTGCATCTCTTCATGTGCCAGTATTCTTAACTTTGTTTCCAACAAGGTTTATTGGCTTAAAGTAGGGATAATCCTGAAAATCATtgaaatgattttaaagaaatgctgaaaAGTGATACCAGTTTTTAATCTGGAATAaccttattttttcatttttaggtcATGTATGGAAACATTTCTAACTGACAGTATGtagcatatgtgtatatataatgttCAGAActgtagatttttaaaagtttctatttttaatttgagAAAGTGTTCCcagttcatttaaataaaaaaacttgGTTAACTAACTGATGTTTGATTCTCAATTGTTTTGTTTATATAAAGGTCGTTTTCAGAGGGAGGAGTTGCACTGAGTTAAGATCTTATGAAAGTGAGAATGTTTTTATCCTCACAAAAATTTCTGTGACATTTGACTTTTTCTGATAATTTGAGCCTAAGCAAGATGAGAGACTAAGAAATGGAGCAGGAGGAACATTGGCTCTGTGTGAGGGAGCTTCTGAGTTCCATAAAGAATGTTATTTATGCAGAGATGCTGAATTCCAGCTTCTGAGATGTGCAGGATATCCGTATATCCTGTAAGTGTTAAAGGTGTTACTGCTAGCCTCTACTGTTGTCTCTACACCACAGATAGCAGAATTAAGCATTTGCCCATTCTTCAGCTCCCACAGTTCACTGCTGATGTCTTAGCTTAACTTATAAAAGGACAGTTGTTTTTCAGTAATATACCAGACCACAAGCTGTTTCATCTGAAGCACAGGCAGATGTTTGTGAGGACACAAATGCCAGATGGGAGTGGGACAAATAGCTGTCAGTAACATGTTAACTGCAATACATAAACACAACAGAGCTCTTGTGTCCAAGCCTTTATCCTTATCCTTGTAGTCTGGTTTGTTTTCATAAATACCCTGTcttcagcagttaaaaaaaaactcgGGTACTTCATAGAGATCTGAAACTGGTGTAAGgtattttttaagagaattttGAAGTCTTAACAAAGAGGGACAAAGAGGGAAGAGACTAGTGTCAGGCTGTCAAGAATGGCTGTTCTGGGTGGCTCCATCTGTTAACAGTTTGGCAGATCGCAAGCTAGCTGGGATGCCAGAGCAGCTAAGCACAATGCCTATTGTCAAGTATTAGCTGAgtgttttttctaatttatttttttgatttgctTCATTATAGATCTGTTGggtgattttttgttgtttttttttctttagacctGTTGAGCAGCTAGATATACAGTATAATATTCTATTACTGTATGTATGGCAGTTCTTAAGCTCTAGCATCCCATAGTTATTCAAGCGTACCAAAATAACATGACACTCCTTCACAAGCTGTTCAAGTCAGGCCGGGTGTAGTGTAGATGTCTTTGTGAAAGAAGTGCCTAATGGGGTCTCATTAGCCGGAGCAGTTTTGTCAGGACAGCTGGAATTTCTCCTCCTGACCTCCTGAATGCCAAGGGAGTTACGATTCTTCTTAGCTCTTTTTAGTTACTACAGAATTCTgcagtaaaatatttctgttctcttgCCATTGTTTTATTGAAGTTTTACAGCTCTTTTACTGTGAATAGGAAAACATAAAAAGCTAAGGATAGAAAGTGATAAAGCACGGCTAACTGCTATATCATGCTTTTGGGGGTTTATTCCCCAAGACCCATGATATGCTCGTTCTTTTGTCTTGCACTGTTGGCTGAAAATAACCCACGGAGTGGCAATGATTACAAAATTTCAGAATGTCTGGTTTATGTTTAGGCCCATAATATCTTATGTTGCTAAAACTTTATTCCTTGTTTAAAGATTGCAAGTCTAAAAATCTTTCATGGCTCAAAGAATGTGCAGTTGATTCTTCCAAGGTTTTCCATGTGTCCACACTGTGTGTCAAATGCTGACAAAATGAAGTACTAAAGTTGCATCCTTACTGTGCAAATCCACAGAAAACCAATTCCATAAATCAGCTTTTATTAACAGGATGTAATTATAATGATCCAGACCTAGCTGCATAGGTTTTTTTGGCACTCTTATTTTGTTTACTTCAATATGGCCTGACAAGTTATGGCATGAAGAAAGCTATAAAGGAGCTGGAGAGTGGAAAATATCTGTTAAAAATCAAATATGACATGTTCATCCTGGATAGGAATGTGCTTCTTAGTTATACAACTATCATGCTGTATTTAAGTGCATTTACCAGATTTGTCTTGTTAACTTCTTGGGAGTTTACAGGTTATTTGACACTCCCTTGGGCTATAAATTATGGGCACAGGCATAGCGAAGGGTggtttattataaaaaaaaaaaaaaaaaaaaaaaaaaaaacacacacacatatacacatccCACCTTTAGCTGGAAAGAGGCTTCTTTGTGCACCAAGCCTTTAAATTGTGAGCAGCAAGCTGCTACTTTCACTTCTTCGGATCGTTTTGCTCAAGGATCTCAGCCCCTCTCACCATGAAGAGTGTTGCTCTTCTTTCCCTAGTAGTGATCTGTGGCATGGGAGGATTAGGACAGAAGCTGAAACCAAAGAAAAGAAGCAATGGTGAAGAAATCAATTTTCGGACTAAAGCCAAAGATGTTTGCACAATGACTGTGAGTGGGGATGAGGAGATGAAACTTAGAATTGAATGCAAAAACCAAGGCAAGTCCTACTGGTGTGAATTCACTGGCAAGCCATCAGTCTGTCGTCCTTTCAGAAAGAATCCAAAGATTTACTGGAACCAGATCGCCATGGAACTTAGAAAGCTCCCACATGCTTGTGAATCTACTCAAGTGTTGAAGGCCACCATGTGCCAAAAGGCTCCCACGGATGCTGTTATGAAGCAACTAACTGCTGGCATGGAGCCGGAAGATCTAGCAAACCAGGACAAATTGGTCCAGAAAACTTCAGCTTCTACAAAGGAAGCAGGGAAAAGCTCTGTAAAGAAGATTGGGAAACCTCCAGTACTACCTCTTATAAAACCAACCCAACATGGTCAAGGGTCTGCGAATGAAACTGAAGCAATGAAACTGGCACGAGAGCACTGCTGGGAATCACTGCATGGTTTCTGCTCCTACATTATTGGCATCTTCAGAGGTTAAGGATTTGCTTCAGGTAAAATTCCCTCTTGAAGCACAGCAGAAAATACCTAAGAATAATCCTGTAAGAGTAATGCTGTTCTGTTATTTTGATCTTGGGGATCTCTCAAGGGTATTGACGAGGGAGGTTCTAGTCTCACTAACTCTTCAAAGTTGCAAAGCCAGAACTGTGGCCTCTGCAGGTATGAACATTGACATCTAGTAGGTCAAGGGTCCCTGGTGGCCTCCTATGAGGCCTTTAGGATGTACTGGGATGTAATGCTTGTCACTTCTGTTGATAATAAATAGTGCCATTCTGAAGATCGCTTGTGCATTTCCTATTCAGTATATTTTTCTTAATCCCATGGTTTATCAGTTCTAACTGCTTGAATTGGGCTTATTTTCCCCCttctgtcattttttccccccatgtgctgttttttttatttaaacccatgaaatggaataaataaaaaatgcatcaGATCCATCCTGCAGTTTAGAGAGAACGACATTCAGAATTTGAGAGAATAAAGCTTGTTCATCAAAACTGCTAGTTAATAATTGCCTGTTTAATATTAGTTCATAAAAAGCTTGCAGAAATGAATAAAAGGAAACTGTTCAAATGTCTtagtttctgtgtttgttttataGAAGTGATAGGTGATCACATGCAGACTCTGTGGGTAAGTCTCAGTTCTTCAGCCAggttttaaaaagacaaagcCATCACAGAAGTAATTGGATTTTTACCTGCTTACATTTCACCTCAGAGAGAATCCAGGACCTGGCTGTTAAACCTGATAAACTTTCAGCAGAAATGGGAATATATGCAGCATGAGCCAGCAAGTTAGTTTAAGCATTTAGACTGCTGATGATCCTAATTGTGCTTAATACAGCAAAATgactaattttttctttttttgttttgcagaacAAAATTTTTACAGCTGAAGAAAGCTCCCTGCTGTAGTTTAATACATTAGACTAATGAATTTTGGTTTCAGAATGAGTCATCTCTATAGGTCTTGTAGCTGTTTTCCCTTTGCACCcctaaaatgaaactttttaacAGCCCTGAAAGATGCATGAAACTGGAATGATTGTACTGAAAGTATTATGATAAACTAATTGTTCCTAAATATTACACACAATGTAACTGGACTTATATAACCAGGATTCCACTTTTACTTTAAAAGTGCTGTTCTTAAATAAGTTGTTCTGTGTGCAGATTTGCTTTGATTTGTTAGAGATACAAGCTGTATATGATGCTACAGTTActgcaaacaataaaaataagaattttgaaaaaatattcagtGTGCTTtcctaaaattttaaataaaaggtgCTAATTGTGTTTATATTGATACCTGTGTCTTAAGAGATGTTGGTATTGAAGTTGCAGATCTGATTCATTACTTTTCTGATGTTAACATGTTATGATTAATACTTTTCAATATTATCATTACATTTATACTATAATGttaaatttcagcaaaaaaaatggAATGGAGAAATAAAAGATTGTTTATAAAAAGACATTTAGAAACAGCAGATAACAGATGCATGACATGAGCATTCCTAGTGTTCAATATTATTGATGATAATGGTATTAAACCTCTTGTTTGGGTTCAGTAAATATTCTGAAAGGTAACTCATGTCTATGCATTTATGAAATTACACATCACCTGCACAAATCTcttcaaaacataaaaaaagcCTTAATAGCCTATTGTTAGAGTTTACAGCACATTTTTATGTGTTGtaaatggtgggtttttttttttttttaattttattttatttcacagtgATCCCTTTTGCTCCCAAGTGAGCTGTTCTCAGCAGGGATATAACTGGAAAAACTTGGTGCCACAAAACCCAGTAGTACTCTGCATTTGCTGTTAAACAGTTTCTGCAATGTGTAATTGTACTTAAATACTTATCCGACTTTACTCATAGCTTTGTTCTTCTCACTTCATAACCAATAAGTCCAAACCTTTTGAAATATTAAATGGAAAggaacagcaaataatgaaagtGAGATGCAGCAAAATAATACAGTGTAAAAAGTTGTATATACAAGGCATGTAATTTGAATTTAATGTAATTTGAATTTTGATAAAATGCAAGCTTGAGAAAGTCTATTTTTTGTCAGCCAGTGTCATTTTTTGTCAGCTAATGTGGTTAATCTTCATTTGTAGTTTCAATTACCCTTCCTAAGCTCTTCTATTGTGAGGCAAAAAGAAAGCAGTACATCTATTCACTTATTTCTGTCATAGAAATGAATATAATTGTTATTTGATTTTCAAGTGGTTTTAATGTGTCCAAGTAATATTTGGGAACTATTTGGAAATACGAAGGGGAGATTGAGGGATTTctgacaatttaaaaatatttatttttaaactcctcCTCTCTTGTATGATGCAAAATCCTTACTTCAGACCATACATTTTGCACTAGTTTCCATTACAACAATCATGACTTTATAGATGAGACAGAATGTCTGTTGTGTCTGAATCTCCATGAAAATCAAAAGTCACCACACCATACTGATAGCAGGGAAAAACGGTGAGGTTTCATGATTTCACTGAAGGAAAATTTTTCTCCCTTGTGCCCTCTTCTCTCTATACAACTGAATgctgaaagcagcaaaacaaaattgTCTGACATTGTATAGGACTCTTGATGGCACGGTCTGAAATATATGGCCAGCACTGATTCTACTTAGTGGAGGACTATGTCATGTATGCTTGCTAGCACATGGTTGCCATGGGAATTCTTATCTCATTTCAGTAGAGCAGAGCTGTTGCTGGATAGGAACTAGAAATCAAATATTCTTTCATCAAAGACCCCTATTTCACGAACCGGTTTCTGTAAATTGTCCAGGATCTCAAATACATGATTAAGCAATAAGCTTTACAAAAAGCTGAGGATATTTTGGTACCAAGGTGCTACATAGCTTGGGTTATGTTGGATTAGGCGACTGTATGCACCCTTAGCAAGTCAGTTACTGATAATGGTCTTGctttcaaagatttaaaaatcattaaCTGAAATATCCCACCTTACTGTAACACAGCACTGTGATTGTATCAGCTGCATTGCCACTTAATTGTGCTTAGTACTTACAATGTGCAGTCATGATATTTCAGCTACCATTTTAGTGTGAAAGTGCTATTCATTCATGAAAGGATGAATTGAGAAGTGTTTGTAGTGAGTTTAGTGTGGTTTTCAAGTAcccaatgaatgaatgaaacctGTTATTTGTTTTAAGTTAACCTGTTAGTTCCCATATAATACCTAAGGAAGTCCACTCAAGTGGAGATGCACTTTGTTGCTTATTTTCTTGACAGAGGAACAGCACACTAAGATGTTTTTCTTGGTTTCTGAAATCACGAAGACCCTTGACATCCAGGCCAGTCTCTTCTGTTGCTAATTCAGTGTGATTTCAGGCAGTCCACCTGTCTCAAGATCCTCATGTTTATGTTCCCACAGAAGCAGCAGGACTACTTGCTACTTTGTCAAGGTAAGCCcctaagaaaagcaaaacaaaatgcatttggaGAACCTGTATGTAGAAGGGTATGTATTTAACATGTAATTAAGATTAAGGAAAGCAATGGAGTGTGTTAAGGAaacactactggagtgagtctagTGGAAAGCCATCAAgatggtcagggggctggagctcTTTCCctgtgaggagatgctgaggaatggggcttgttcagcctagagaaaagATGGCTTTGGGGGGACCTAATAGCAGCCCCCCAATGCCTATGAGGAGGATATTGAGAAGATGGAGTTGTGCTCTTCACTGACTTGCATGACAGGAGAATAAGAAGTGACAGTCATAAATTGATACAGGTGAGGTTCTGACTTGATATGAGGCAAAAACATTCTTTGTGAGGATAATTAAGTTTtggaccaggttgctcagaggggcTCTGGAATCTCTATCCATGAAGCATttcaagacccagctggacaAAATTTGAGCAACCTAGTCCAAATTActgtgaccctgctttgagcaggaggttggactacagacctcccgaggtcccttccaacctgaatgattctatgatttGTAATGGTAATATAGAGGAAAGCTTAAAAGTTCTGGCTATTTGATGGTGAATACCTCTATTAGCTTCTGTGTATCCTTAAAATGCAAGGAATCCTTATGGATCAGCCATTCTAACTATCCCAAATAGAATAAGAGAAAGGATTTTCTTAAGCAAGTTTCTCGTGGCAGATCCTACTGTTAAATTGTATGCATTTTCTTGGATAACTTCATGTTCAATGCCTCCATTTTTTGGTACCTGCTTTTATTTAGACTGATTTTGACACTGGTGAAAATCAACAAGGAAGTCAGATGTTCAGGAGCACTGAAAATCCTGTCTGTCTTAAAGTCAGATATCCAAAACTAAGGAAATCCTCATTTGCAGTATATTTGTGCTAAAGTAGACCAAACTCGTATCTAAATTTTGCGGCTCATCT from Apteryx mantelli isolate bAptMan1 chromosome 5, bAptMan1.hap1, whole genome shotgun sequence includes:
- the FGFBP2 gene encoding fibroblast growth factor-binding protein 2, translated to MKSVALLSLVVICGMGGLGQKLKPKKRSNGEEINFRTKAKDVCTMTVSGDEEMKLRIECKNQGKSYWCEFTGKPSVCRPFRKNPKIYWNQIAMELRKLPHACESTQVLKATMCQKAPTDAVMKQLTAGMEPEDLANQDKLVQKTSASTKEAGKSSVKKIGKPPVLPLIKPTQHGQGSANETEAMKLAREHCWESLHGFCSYIIGIFRG